The Manihot esculenta cultivar AM560-2 chromosome 11, M.esculenta_v8, whole genome shotgun sequence genome includes a region encoding these proteins:
- the LOC110626620 gene encoding interactor of constitutive active ROPs 3 isoform X2, whose translation MQTPKGKTRSGSSEALQKVRPQAVRQLKTTGLESDSASSSSQIRTPKDRTPKVIDRRSPKSPVTEKKRPSRISELEAQISQLQEELKKAKDQLNLSEAWKKEALQDAEDSKKQLLAMSSKLEESQKQLQELSASEEARVFYHQKTSQERDRAWESELEAVQQQHSDDSAALGSALSEIRQLKVQLEMVAESEAAQNKHAESSDVELQTLRANLINTLSLVENMKNQLSDSKDSEAWAQALASETLLQLETAKKSVEALRSDGTRAIEAYNGIASELDQSRARVKLLEGLVRKLEVDHSQASADDHDTYMAISESQSSQEANQLEAELLSLKSEVGLLRSALEVSETKCHEEQIHSTVQIRNAYELVEQIKSGATLREGELEAELKQAKADIEALKADLLDKETELQGISEENEGLNMKLKNSLSLQGESQLEIELKKLRNKVSDLKASLMDKETESQIIKEENEMLKVEIGKSGTDGNIMNSEVVKELEAARAAEREAHMKLGFVMDEADRSNKRVARVMEQLEAAQAANSEMEAELRRLKVQSDQWRKAAEAAAAMLSAGNNGKFMERTGSLGSNYNPVTGKFDSPYDEDMDDDLLKKKNGNMLKKIGVLWKKPQK comes from the exons AAGTGGCTCCTCGGAAGCACTGCAAAAGGTCCGTCCTCAAGCTGTACGTCAACTAAAGACAACTGGCCTAGAATCTGACTCAGCATCTTCTTCAAGTCAAATTAGAACACCAAAAGATAGAACCCCTAAAGTCATTGATCGTCGGTCGCCCAAAAGCCCAGTGACTGAG AAGAAGCGTCCCAGCCGAATATCTGAATTGGAAGCTCAGATTTCTCAGCTTCAGGAAGAACTGAAAAAGGCAAAGGATCAGCTAAATTTATCAGAAGCATGGAAGAAAGAAGCTCTGCAAGATGCCGAGGATTCCAAGAAGCAACTTCTGGCAATGTCTTCAAAGCTTGAAGAGTCACAGAAGCAACTTCAGGAACTTTCTGCTTCTGAGGAGGCTCGTGTTTTTTATCATCAAAAAACTTCACAAGAACGTGATAGAGCCTGGGAGTCAGAGCTTGAGGCTGTCCAGCAGCAACACTCGGATGATTCAGCTGCCTTGGGCTCTGCCTTGAGTGAAATACGACAGCTCAAGGTTCAGCTTGAGATGGTAGCCGAATCTGAGGCTGCCCAGAACAAGCATGCAGAATCATCAGATGTGGAGCTCCAGACCTTAAGAGCAAATCTGATAAATACTCTCTCTCTTGTAGAGAACATGAAAAACCAGCTTAGTGATAGCAAAGACTCAGAGGCCTGGGCCCAAGCTTTGGCTAGTGAAACTCTTCTGCAACTGGAAACTGCAAAGAAATCTGTGGAGGCACTCAGATCAGATGGCACAAGAGCTATTGAAGCTTATAACGGCATTGCTTCTGAGCTAGACCAGTCAAGGGCACGTGTTAAGTTATTGGAAGGGCTTGTTAGAAAACTTGAGGTTGACCATTCACAAGCTTCTGCAGATGATCATGATACCTACATGGCCATTTCTGAAAGTCAAAGTTCGCAGGAAGCAAACCAGCTTGAGGCAGAGCTTTTATCTTTGAAGTCTGAGGTGGGACTTTTGAGATCTGCTCTAGAAGTTTCTGAGACCAAATGCCATGAAGAACAAATTCACAGTACAGTGCAGATAAGAAATGCTTATGAGCTGGTGGAGCAGATAAAATCCGGAGCTACTCTCAGGGAGGGTGAACTAGAGGCAGAACTCAAGCAAGCAAAAGCTGATATTGAAGCGTTGAAGGCAGACCTTTTGGATAAGGAAACTGAACTGCAAGGGATTTCAGAGGAGAATGAAGGCCTGAATATGAAACTTAAGAACAGTTTATCACTCCAAGGAGAATCTCAACTAGAGATTGAACTGAAAAAATTGAGGAACAAAGTTTCTGACTTGAAGGCAAGCTTAATGGATAAGGAGACAGAATCACAGATCATAAAGGAGGAAAATGAGATGTTGAAGGTGGAAATTGGTAAAAGCGGAACAGATGGGAATATAATGAATAGTGAGGTGGTCAAAGAACTAGAGGCTGCAAGGGCTGCAGAACGAGAGGCTCACATGAAGCTTGGCTTTGTGATGGACGAGGCGGATAGGAGTAATAAAAGAGTTGCAAGGGTGATGGAGCAGCTTGAGGCGGCACAAGCAGCTAACTCTGAAATGGAAGCGGAGTTGAGAAGACTAAAGGTGCAGTCAGACCAATGGAGGAAGGCTGCAGAGGCAGCTGCAGCTATGCTTTCAGCAGGAAATAACGGTAAATTCATGGAAAGAACAGGATCATTAGGTAGCAACTATAATCCTGTTACTGGAAAGTTTGACTCGCCTTACGATGAAGACATGGATGATGATCTGCTAAAGAAGAAAAACGGAAATATGCTGAAAAAGATCGGGGTCCTGTGGAAGAAGCCACAGAAATAG
- the LOC110626620 gene encoding interactor of constitutive active ROPs 3 isoform X1: MQTPKGKTSRSGSSEALQKVRPQAVRQLKTTGLESDSASSSSQIRTPKDRTPKVIDRRSPKSPVTEKKRPSRISELEAQISQLQEELKKAKDQLNLSEAWKKEALQDAEDSKKQLLAMSSKLEESQKQLQELSASEEARVFYHQKTSQERDRAWESELEAVQQQHSDDSAALGSALSEIRQLKVQLEMVAESEAAQNKHAESSDVELQTLRANLINTLSLVENMKNQLSDSKDSEAWAQALASETLLQLETAKKSVEALRSDGTRAIEAYNGIASELDQSRARVKLLEGLVRKLEVDHSQASADDHDTYMAISESQSSQEANQLEAELLSLKSEVGLLRSALEVSETKCHEEQIHSTVQIRNAYELVEQIKSGATLREGELEAELKQAKADIEALKADLLDKETELQGISEENEGLNMKLKNSLSLQGESQLEIELKKLRNKVSDLKASLMDKETESQIIKEENEMLKVEIGKSGTDGNIMNSEVVKELEAARAAEREAHMKLGFVMDEADRSNKRVARVMEQLEAAQAANSEMEAELRRLKVQSDQWRKAAEAAAAMLSAGNNGKFMERTGSLGSNYNPVTGKFDSPYDEDMDDDLLKKKNGNMLKKIGVLWKKPQK, from the exons CAGAAGTGGCTCCTCGGAAGCACTGCAAAAGGTCCGTCCTCAAGCTGTACGTCAACTAAAGACAACTGGCCTAGAATCTGACTCAGCATCTTCTTCAAGTCAAATTAGAACACCAAAAGATAGAACCCCTAAAGTCATTGATCGTCGGTCGCCCAAAAGCCCAGTGACTGAG AAGAAGCGTCCCAGCCGAATATCTGAATTGGAAGCTCAGATTTCTCAGCTTCAGGAAGAACTGAAAAAGGCAAAGGATCAGCTAAATTTATCAGAAGCATGGAAGAAAGAAGCTCTGCAAGATGCCGAGGATTCCAAGAAGCAACTTCTGGCAATGTCTTCAAAGCTTGAAGAGTCACAGAAGCAACTTCAGGAACTTTCTGCTTCTGAGGAGGCTCGTGTTTTTTATCATCAAAAAACTTCACAAGAACGTGATAGAGCCTGGGAGTCAGAGCTTGAGGCTGTCCAGCAGCAACACTCGGATGATTCAGCTGCCTTGGGCTCTGCCTTGAGTGAAATACGACAGCTCAAGGTTCAGCTTGAGATGGTAGCCGAATCTGAGGCTGCCCAGAACAAGCATGCAGAATCATCAGATGTGGAGCTCCAGACCTTAAGAGCAAATCTGATAAATACTCTCTCTCTTGTAGAGAACATGAAAAACCAGCTTAGTGATAGCAAAGACTCAGAGGCCTGGGCCCAAGCTTTGGCTAGTGAAACTCTTCTGCAACTGGAAACTGCAAAGAAATCTGTGGAGGCACTCAGATCAGATGGCACAAGAGCTATTGAAGCTTATAACGGCATTGCTTCTGAGCTAGACCAGTCAAGGGCACGTGTTAAGTTATTGGAAGGGCTTGTTAGAAAACTTGAGGTTGACCATTCACAAGCTTCTGCAGATGATCATGATACCTACATGGCCATTTCTGAAAGTCAAAGTTCGCAGGAAGCAAACCAGCTTGAGGCAGAGCTTTTATCTTTGAAGTCTGAGGTGGGACTTTTGAGATCTGCTCTAGAAGTTTCTGAGACCAAATGCCATGAAGAACAAATTCACAGTACAGTGCAGATAAGAAATGCTTATGAGCTGGTGGAGCAGATAAAATCCGGAGCTACTCTCAGGGAGGGTGAACTAGAGGCAGAACTCAAGCAAGCAAAAGCTGATATTGAAGCGTTGAAGGCAGACCTTTTGGATAAGGAAACTGAACTGCAAGGGATTTCAGAGGAGAATGAAGGCCTGAATATGAAACTTAAGAACAGTTTATCACTCCAAGGAGAATCTCAACTAGAGATTGAACTGAAAAAATTGAGGAACAAAGTTTCTGACTTGAAGGCAAGCTTAATGGATAAGGAGACAGAATCACAGATCATAAAGGAGGAAAATGAGATGTTGAAGGTGGAAATTGGTAAAAGCGGAACAGATGGGAATATAATGAATAGTGAGGTGGTCAAAGAACTAGAGGCTGCAAGGGCTGCAGAACGAGAGGCTCACATGAAGCTTGGCTTTGTGATGGACGAGGCGGATAGGAGTAATAAAAGAGTTGCAAGGGTGATGGAGCAGCTTGAGGCGGCACAAGCAGCTAACTCTGAAATGGAAGCGGAGTTGAGAAGACTAAAGGTGCAGTCAGACCAATGGAGGAAGGCTGCAGAGGCAGCTGCAGCTATGCTTTCAGCAGGAAATAACGGTAAATTCATGGAAAGAACAGGATCATTAGGTAGCAACTATAATCCTGTTACTGGAAAGTTTGACTCGCCTTACGATGAAGACATGGATGATGATCTGCTAAAGAAGAAAAACGGAAATATGCTGAAAAAGATCGGGGTCCTGTGGAAGAAGCCACAGAAATAG
- the LOC110626151 gene encoding dof zinc finger protein DOF2.1, with product MDPSSGQQQEMASHSIENMLVCSKPHQERKPRPQPEQALKCPRCDSTNTKFCYYNNYSLSQPRYFCKSCRRYWTKGGTLRNVPVGGGCRKNKRSSSSSSKKTQDHHQLTPNTHPLSSLPPLAYDSNDLSLAFARLHHQSTGQLGFDDQHDLSILGNPNSHTSAATPSLFEALRYGFLDSQSNNLQNLYYGYGNGNMGEVEDSGICNVSGEMMMPYEDMSGAATQAVTVTTMKQELCNGREDENSKLLWGFPWQINGNGIGGELDPGRENWNTLGGSAWHGLLNSPLM from the exons ATGGATCCTTCAAGTGGACAACAGCAG GAAATGGCTTCACATTCAATTGAAAACATGCTGGTTTGTTCAAAACCTCATCAAGAAAGGAAGCCAAGACCTCAACCAGAACAAGCTCTCAAGTGTCCAAGATGTGATTCCACAAACACCAAATTTTGTTACTACAACAACTACAGCCTTTCTCAGCCAAGATACTTCTGCAAATCATGCAGGAGATATTGGACAAAAGGTGGCACACTGAGGAATGTTCCAGTAGGTGGAGGTTGCAGGAAGAACAAaagatcatcatcatcttcatcaaaAAAGACTCAAGATCATCACCAATTAACTCCTAATACCCACCCTCTCTCTAGCCTCCCACCTTTAGCTTATGACTCCAATGATCTCAGTCTTGCCTTTGCTAGGCTCCATCATCAGTCTACTGGGCAGTTAGGGTTTGATGATCAGCATGATCTGTCTATTTTGGGAAACCCAAATAGTCACACATCAGCTGCAACTCCTTCCTTGTTTGAAGCTCTGAGATATGGGTTTCTTGATTCACAAAGCAATAATTTGCAAAATTTGTATTATGGATATGGAAATGGGAACATGGGTGAAGTGGAAGATAGTGGGATTTGTAATGTTAGTGGGGAAATGATGATGCCTTATGAAGATATGAGTGGTGCAGCCACACAAGCTGTGACAGTGACAACAATGAAGCAAGAACTGTGCAATGGCAGAGAAGATGAGAATAGCAAGCTTTTGTGGGGCTTCCCATGGCAGATCAATGGAAATGGGATTGGTGGTGAGCTTGATCCAGGAAGAGAAAACTGGAATACACTTGGTGGTTCAGCTTGGCATGGACTTCTTAATAGTCCTCTAATGTAG
- the LOC110626620 gene encoding interactor of constitutive active ROPs 3 isoform X3 produces MSSKLEESQKQLQELSASEEARVFYHQKTSQERDRAWESELEAVQQQHSDDSAALGSALSEIRQLKVQLEMVAESEAAQNKHAESSDVELQTLRANLINTLSLVENMKNQLSDSKDSEAWAQALASETLLQLETAKKSVEALRSDGTRAIEAYNGIASELDQSRARVKLLEGLVRKLEVDHSQASADDHDTYMAISESQSSQEANQLEAELLSLKSEVGLLRSALEVSETKCHEEQIHSTVQIRNAYELVEQIKSGATLREGELEAELKQAKADIEALKADLLDKETELQGISEENEGLNMKLKNSLSLQGESQLEIELKKLRNKVSDLKASLMDKETESQIIKEENEMLKVEIGKSGTDGNIMNSEVVKELEAARAAEREAHMKLGFVMDEADRSNKRVARVMEQLEAAQAANSEMEAELRRLKVQSDQWRKAAEAAAAMLSAGNNGKFMERTGSLGSNYNPVTGKFDSPYDEDMDDDLLKKKNGNMLKKIGVLWKKPQK; encoded by the coding sequence ATGTCTTCAAAGCTTGAAGAGTCACAGAAGCAACTTCAGGAACTTTCTGCTTCTGAGGAGGCTCGTGTTTTTTATCATCAAAAAACTTCACAAGAACGTGATAGAGCCTGGGAGTCAGAGCTTGAGGCTGTCCAGCAGCAACACTCGGATGATTCAGCTGCCTTGGGCTCTGCCTTGAGTGAAATACGACAGCTCAAGGTTCAGCTTGAGATGGTAGCCGAATCTGAGGCTGCCCAGAACAAGCATGCAGAATCATCAGATGTGGAGCTCCAGACCTTAAGAGCAAATCTGATAAATACTCTCTCTCTTGTAGAGAACATGAAAAACCAGCTTAGTGATAGCAAAGACTCAGAGGCCTGGGCCCAAGCTTTGGCTAGTGAAACTCTTCTGCAACTGGAAACTGCAAAGAAATCTGTGGAGGCACTCAGATCAGATGGCACAAGAGCTATTGAAGCTTATAACGGCATTGCTTCTGAGCTAGACCAGTCAAGGGCACGTGTTAAGTTATTGGAAGGGCTTGTTAGAAAACTTGAGGTTGACCATTCACAAGCTTCTGCAGATGATCATGATACCTACATGGCCATTTCTGAAAGTCAAAGTTCGCAGGAAGCAAACCAGCTTGAGGCAGAGCTTTTATCTTTGAAGTCTGAGGTGGGACTTTTGAGATCTGCTCTAGAAGTTTCTGAGACCAAATGCCATGAAGAACAAATTCACAGTACAGTGCAGATAAGAAATGCTTATGAGCTGGTGGAGCAGATAAAATCCGGAGCTACTCTCAGGGAGGGTGAACTAGAGGCAGAACTCAAGCAAGCAAAAGCTGATATTGAAGCGTTGAAGGCAGACCTTTTGGATAAGGAAACTGAACTGCAAGGGATTTCAGAGGAGAATGAAGGCCTGAATATGAAACTTAAGAACAGTTTATCACTCCAAGGAGAATCTCAACTAGAGATTGAACTGAAAAAATTGAGGAACAAAGTTTCTGACTTGAAGGCAAGCTTAATGGATAAGGAGACAGAATCACAGATCATAAAGGAGGAAAATGAGATGTTGAAGGTGGAAATTGGTAAAAGCGGAACAGATGGGAATATAATGAATAGTGAGGTGGTCAAAGAACTAGAGGCTGCAAGGGCTGCAGAACGAGAGGCTCACATGAAGCTTGGCTTTGTGATGGACGAGGCGGATAGGAGTAATAAAAGAGTTGCAAGGGTGATGGAGCAGCTTGAGGCGGCACAAGCAGCTAACTCTGAAATGGAAGCGGAGTTGAGAAGACTAAAGGTGCAGTCAGACCAATGGAGGAAGGCTGCAGAGGCAGCTGCAGCTATGCTTTCAGCAGGAAATAACGGTAAATTCATGGAAAGAACAGGATCATTAGGTAGCAACTATAATCCTGTTACTGGAAAGTTTGACTCGCCTTACGATGAAGACATGGATGATGATCTGCTAAAGAAGAAAAACGGAAATATGCTGAAAAAGATCGGGGTCCTGTGGAAGAAGCCACAGAAATAG